In the genome of Candidatus Obscuribacterales bacterium, the window GGTAGAGCATAGGGCAGCAGCGCCAGAACTTCTTGGTAGGCCTGAAGTTCTTTTTCCACAGCCGGATCTTGATTTAACCACCGCTGTACCTGCTCCACATCCTCCGACGGAAGTGCGCCTAGGGCATAGTCAGCGATCAGATCTTGCCAGTTTTCAGGTAGTTCAGAGGGAGCCATAGAACAGAAGAGTTAGAAGTATTGCTGTAATGCCTTTCGAAGTTTCTTGAGTCCCTGACGTGAACGAGTTTTGACGGTCCCGAGGGGAATGCCCAGCTTCTGAGCCACCTCTGACTGGCTATACCCTTGATAATAAGCAATTTCCAGAACCTGTCGTTCTGCATCAGATAACTGATCAAGCGCGTCCCGAGTGATGCGCGATCGCTCGCCCATCGAAACATGATCCAGTGGACTGATCCCGGATGTTTCGCTTTTCATCGCCATTCGCCATCGTTGTAACACTTGGGTACGAGTTCCTTTGGTGCGCAGTCGATCAATCGCTCGCGATCGCACGTAGATCATGAGAAACCGACTGAGTGACCCCCGAGACGGATCATAAATATCGCGTTGCCATAACGCCAAAAATGTATCTTGAGTCAAGTCCTCCGACTCGCCTACATCTTTCAGCATTCTAAAAGCCAAGCTATACACTAGCTTGGCATAGCGCTCATAGAGCGTATTTAAAGCATCTACCTGACCCGATCGAATCGCTTGG includes:
- a CDS encoding sigma-70 family RNA polymerase sigma factor, giving the protein QAIRSGQVDALNTLYERYAKLVYSLAFRMLKDVGESEDLTQDTFLALWQRDIYDPSRGSLSRFLMIYVRSRAIDRLRTKGTRTQVLQRWRMAMKSETSGISPLDHVSMGERSRITRDALDQLSDAERQVLEIAYYQGYSQSEVAQKLGIPLGTVKTRSRQGLKKLRKALQQYF